Genomic DNA from Oryza sativa Japonica Group chromosome 5, ASM3414082v1:
TTGATAGACTTTCAGCTGATGATAAGACACACCTAAattgaaaattgaaaaattaattttcatccTTAATTTTTGAATCACCTTTTTTAGACTCTCTAACTTTATTTCATAATAGAAACATATCCGTGCCAGAGTGGAAGTATGAAAGTCTTGCccaaaatcatttttcattgGGTCGGTTACTTTTTCGGTCTCTAAGTTGTGTTTCAACTAATGAGATTACAATTTGGTGTCTATCAGTAGATCGCCGCAGTAATATGTGTCTCCATCCTAAAACTTCAAATTTACGAAACAAAATGTTTAAATCTAGATTAGAATTTCAAAAAACTTACAAAAATTCGaattatttttgattttttttgggtaTTTCTTCCCCGGAATTCCTTTTTGGATTCCGAAGTACTGAACCTCTCTCTCACACCCACAAAGAAGAAAAATCTCATTCATGATCACCTCATAGTTGCAACAATAATACTTGCAGAAAGCCAGAAACACATCCTACAATACTACACACCTATTAGTACCATTTATCACGCAATTTAGTCGCATAACAATGCTAGCTAGGAGTAGATTTGAAACAGATCAATCTCATCGAAATTCATGAACTCATCGGCGTCGACGAACGAGCTGTCTCCAAAGTCATCATCCCAGTTCAAGCAGCCCAGCAGATCGGGCTCCATTGCCGGAGACGAACAAGAaacgacgtcggccggcgaactCACCGCTGACGGCCCCGGACACGAGTCCACTGGCtcttccttgctcatcttcacCCCGGATTCCTCCCCGTCTCCCTCCGGCGAGCACCTGGACTGCCTCGACGACGGTGGGGTGGCCGCCGTCTCCCTCCAgacatcgccgtcgtcgccgtcgtcgtagaGCAGAGGCGGCGAACCGCTGCGGCTCGCGGTGGCCGGCCCGAAGTTGATGACGAAATGCTGCGAGTtttcatcgtcgtcgtcgtcgtccatggcggcggcggcggccgtctgGCAGCTGCAGGTGTGGTCGCCGAAGTAGGTGATGACGTAGAGGGAAGGGTCTTCCTCCGACTgctggacctgcttcgtcgccGTGCAGCCATGGTCGTCCTTGTAGCTGCACCGGTAGTAGAGCCTCGGGTGCTTGCTGTTCTTGATCTCCTTCTGCCCGTACTTCCTCCACAGGAATCCGTCCTCCGACGTCCGCGCCTTCTCCACCCTcgccggctccgccgccgccgccgctccgccgccgctcgccgtcgctctGCAAAAGATCTCTTGCTGAGTCGCTGCTCGATCGCGCGCGCCATCGCAAGAACGGGAGgagacatacatatatatataccttctCCTCCGGCGCGTCGACGGCTGGGCGGTTGCCGGCTTGCGCTTCGTGTCGGCTGACGACGATTCggcatcgccgccggcgcgcaaCGCGGCGAGCGCGCGGTCGCAGCAGCGAAGGATctcggcggcgagggcgtggGCA
This window encodes:
- the LOC107277067 gene encoding transcription factor WRKY45-2, with translation MALIATGATATATAAPVASPAASSMASELMAQGRESAAVLEALLHGASLPPAHGGAHALAAEILRCCDRALAALRAGGDAESSSADTKRKPATAQPSTRRRRRATASGGGAAAAAEPARVEKARTSEDGFLWRKYGQKEIKNSKHPRLYYRCSYKDDHGCTATKQVQQSEEDPSLYVITYFGDHTCSCQTAAAAAMDDDDDDENSQHFVINFGPATASRSGSPPLLYDDGDDGDVWRETAATPPSSRQSRCSPEGDGEESGVKMSKEEPVDSCPGPSAVSSPADVVSCSSPAMEPDLLGCLNWDDDFGDSSFVDADEFMNFDEIDLFQIYS